A genomic region of Dreissena polymorpha isolate Duluth1 chromosome 4, UMN_Dpol_1.0, whole genome shotgun sequence contains the following coding sequences:
- the LOC127878271 gene encoding uncharacterized protein LOC127878271, whose protein sequence is MPEVGDKTARWYLSLIVLTPVILLGLVGNCLSMLTWSRGSNRNKSTAVLLTCLAVTDTIVLAIPALEMWADEVFNFKLRLPHVVLCKLFAWASYFGPTMSSWIIVLVTLERFVSIWFPVRNRHVSERTRAANSFTMRAIALSIILLVCLLPVTSKEVYHSQTGTNHEGLLQVVVSVLLYANSALNFLLYCAIGTGFRTDMKKKVSQTSWTPAGDSKTVCNGAKHFNRRHPKSARQSARPSGHLNETPRQSETVPESL, encoded by the exons ATGCCTGAGGTGGGAGACAAGACGGCCCGTTGGTATTTAAGTCTGATCGTTCTCACGCCTGTCATCTTGCTTGGACTCGTCGGGAACTGTCTCAGCATGCTCACCTGGAGCCGCGGCAGCAACAGAAACAAGTCGACGGCGGTGTTGCTCACGTGCCTCGCCGTCACGGACACCATCGTGCTGGCCATTCCGGCGCTGGAAATGTGGGCGGACGAGGTGTTCAACTTCAAGCTGCGGCTTCCGCACGTGGTGCTGTGTAAGCTGTTCGCTTGGGCCTCTTACTTTGGGCCCACCATGAGCTCGTGGATAATTGTGTTGGTCACTTTGGAGAGATTTGTGAGCATTTGGTTCCCCGTGAGA AACAGGCACGTTTCCGAGCGGACACGTGCGGCAAACTCGTTCACGATGCGCGCGATCGCTCTGAGCATCATACTCCTAGTGTGTCTGCTACCAGTGACGTCAAAAGAAGTGTATCACTCTCAGACGGGCACAAACCACGAGGGACTCCTTCAGGTCGTGGTGAGCGTCCTGCTCTACGCCAACAGTGCCTTAAACTTTCTGCTCTACTGCGCTATTGGCACGGGGTTTCGGACGGACATGAAGAAG AAGGTCTCCCAGACCAGCTggacacctgcaggagactccaagacagtctgTAACGGTGCCAAGCACTTCAACAGAAGACACCCAAAAAGTGCAAGACAGTCTGCCAGACCGTCGGGACACCTAAatgagactcccagacagtctgagaCGGTGCCAGAGAGTCTTTAG